From a single Sphingobium lignivorans genomic region:
- the gltB gene encoding glutamate synthase large subunit → MTEQTSFTASPEERDRIAREGMYRPEFESDACGVGLVAATDGKASRRVVESAIDALKAVWHRGAVDADGKTGDGAGIHVDLPARFFDDAISASGHKPMPNRLAVGMVFLPRTDLSAQETCRTIVEAEIIQAGYRIYGWRQVPVDVSVIGEKAQRTRPEIEQILIAGPMPEEQAVAEFERDLYLVRRRIEKKVIEAQINDFYICSLSCQSIVYKGLFLAESLSVFYPDLTDERFESRVAIFHQRYSTNTFPQWWLAQPFRSLAHNGEINTIRGNKNWMKSHEIKMAALAFGEQSSDIKPVIPAGASDTAALDAVFETLCRAGRDAPTAKLMLVPEAWQHSDDVPEAHHDMYNYLASVMEPWDGPAALAMTDGRWAVAGMDRNALRPLRYTLTADNLLIVGSETGMVVVPESTVTKKGRLGPGQMIAVDLDAGKVFDDRAIKDRIAAERPYADYVKGFRHAGDLPAPAEDARPQWDRAELTRRQIAANLTMEDMELILTPMAEDGKEAVGSMGDDSPLAVITDKPRTISHFFRQNFSQVTNPPIDSLRERHVMSLKTRFSNLANILEDDAQNSDVLILDSPVLLCEDWSRLKRYFGKVVAEIDCTFPADGPPDALRAAINRIRDEAEIAVRAGQTELFLSDEAVGPDRVGIAMVLAAAAVHTHLVRKGLRSYCSVNVRTAECLDPHYFAVLIGVGATTVNAYLAEACIADRHARGLFGQRSLETCLGNYRNAVNEGLLKIMSKMGIAVISSYRGGYNFEAVGLSRALVNDLFPGMPSKISGEGYASLQYNALVRHEAARSKKVVHLPVGGFYRHRAGGDTHAYSAQLMHLLQTAVATDSYSTYLQFARGAAELPPVYLRDLLEFNYPDRAVPIDEVEAITEIRKRFVTPGMSLGALSPEAHETLAIAMNRIGAKAVSGEGGEDKKRFTPYENGDNANSSIKQIASGRFGVTAEYLGACEEVEIKVAQGAKPGEGGQLPGFKVTEFIARLRHSTPGVTLISPPPHHDIYSIEDLAQLIYDLKQINPRARVCVKLVSQAGIGTVAAGVAKAHADVILISGNVGGTGASPFTSIKFAGLPWEMGLSEANQVLTLNGLRHRVKLRTDGGLKTGRDIVVAAILGAEEFGIGTLSLVAMGCIMVRQCHSNTCPVGVCVQDERLRAKFTGTPEKVINLMTFIAEEVREILARLGCRSLNEVIGRTEFLRQVSRGAEHLDDLDLNPILAKVDADDDKRRFNIPTFRNEVPDSLDAQMIADAKAVFERGEKMQLTYTVRNTHRAVGTRFSAMVTQKFGMSTLADGHVHVRLRGTAGQSLGAFLCKGLTLEVFGDANDYVGKGLSGGIIAVRPMVSSPLASQDNTIIGNTVLYGATSGKLFAAGQAGERFAVRNSGAQVVVEGCGANGLEYMTGGIAVILGRVGANFGAGMTGGMAFVYDEARTFPQRANPESIVWQRLASAHWEAALRTLIEEHVARTDSSWAQAILHDWDRAREHFWQICPKEMITRLDHPLSDEETEMAAE, encoded by the coding sequence ATGACCGAGCAGACCAGCTTCACAGCCAGCCCGGAAGAACGTGACCGCATCGCCCGCGAAGGCATGTATCGCCCCGAGTTCGAGAGCGACGCGTGCGGCGTCGGCCTCGTTGCCGCGACGGACGGCAAGGCCTCGCGCCGCGTGGTCGAGAGCGCGATCGATGCGCTCAAGGCCGTGTGGCATCGCGGCGCGGTGGACGCGGACGGCAAGACCGGCGACGGCGCGGGCATCCATGTCGATCTGCCCGCGCGCTTCTTCGACGATGCGATTTCCGCGTCCGGCCACAAGCCGATGCCCAACCGGCTCGCCGTGGGCATGGTGTTCCTGCCCCGCACGGACCTGAGCGCGCAGGAGACCTGCCGCACGATCGTCGAGGCGGAGATCATCCAGGCCGGCTACCGCATCTATGGCTGGCGGCAGGTGCCGGTCGACGTGTCCGTCATCGGCGAGAAGGCCCAGCGGACGCGCCCGGAAATCGAGCAGATCCTCATCGCCGGGCCCATGCCCGAGGAACAGGCCGTCGCCGAGTTCGAGCGCGATCTCTATCTCGTCCGCCGCCGGATCGAGAAGAAGGTCATCGAGGCGCAGATCAACGATTTCTACATCTGCTCGCTCTCCTGCCAGTCGATCGTCTACAAGGGCCTGTTCCTCGCGGAGAGCCTGTCGGTCTTCTATCCCGATCTCACGGACGAGCGCTTCGAGAGCCGCGTCGCGATCTTCCACCAGCGTTATTCGACCAACACTTTCCCGCAATGGTGGCTGGCCCAGCCGTTCCGCAGCCTCGCCCACAATGGAGAGATCAACACGATCCGCGGCAACAAGAACTGGATGAAGAGCCACGAGATCAAGATGGCGGCCCTCGCGTTCGGCGAGCAGTCGAGCGACATCAAGCCGGTGATCCCCGCCGGTGCATCGGACACTGCCGCGCTTGACGCGGTGTTCGAGACGCTGTGCCGCGCCGGCCGCGACGCGCCGACCGCCAAGCTGATGCTGGTGCCCGAGGCCTGGCAGCACAGCGATGACGTGCCCGAGGCGCATCATGACATGTACAATTATCTCGCCTCCGTCATGGAGCCGTGGGACGGGCCGGCCGCGCTCGCCATGACCGATGGCCGCTGGGCCGTCGCGGGCATGGACCGCAATGCCCTGCGGCCGCTGCGCTACACGCTCACGGCCGACAATCTGCTGATCGTGGGTTCCGAGACGGGCATGGTCGTGGTGCCGGAAAGCACCGTCACCAAGAAGGGCCGGCTGGGCCCGGGCCAGATGATCGCCGTCGATCTCGATGCCGGCAAGGTGTTCGACGATCGCGCGATCAAGGACCGGATCGCCGCCGAGCGGCCTTATGCCGATTATGTGAAGGGCTTCCGCCACGCCGGGGACCTGCCGGCGCCCGCCGAGGACGCCCGGCCGCAATGGGACCGCGCGGAGCTGACGCGCCGCCAGATCGCCGCCAATCTCACCATGGAGGACATGGAGCTGATCCTCACGCCCATGGCCGAGGACGGCAAGGAAGCCGTCGGATCGATGGGCGATGACAGTCCGCTGGCCGTCATCACGGACAAGCCGCGCACCATCAGCCATTTCTTCCGCCAGAATTTCAGCCAGGTCACCAATCCGCCCATCGACAGCCTGCGCGAGCGGCATGTGATGAGCCTGAAGACGCGCTTCTCCAACCTCGCGAACATCCTGGAGGACGACGCGCAGAACAGCGACGTGCTGATCCTCGATTCGCCGGTGCTGCTGTGCGAGGACTGGTCGCGCCTGAAGCGCTATTTCGGCAAGGTGGTCGCGGAGATCGACTGCACCTTCCCCGCCGATGGCCCGCCCGATGCGCTGCGCGCCGCCATCAACCGCATCCGCGACGAGGCGGAGATCGCCGTGCGCGCCGGCCAGACCGAGCTTTTCCTCTCGGACGAGGCCGTGGGCCCGGACCGGGTCGGCATCGCGATGGTGCTGGCGGCGGCTGCCGTCCACACGCATCTCGTGCGCAAGGGGCTGCGCTCCTACTGCTCCGTCAACGTGCGCACCGCCGAGTGCCTCGATCCGCATTATTTCGCGGTGCTCATCGGCGTCGGCGCGACGACGGTGAATGCCTATCTCGCCGAGGCATGCATCGCGGATCGCCATGCGCGCGGCCTGTTCGGGCAGCGCAGCCTGGAGACCTGCCTTGGCAATTATCGCAACGCGGTGAACGAGGGCCTGCTCAAGATCATGAGCAAGATGGGGATCGCGGTGATCTCCAGCTATCGCGGCGGCTATAATTTCGAGGCGGTCGGCCTTTCCCGCGCGCTGGTGAACGATCTCTTCCCGGGCATGCCCTCCAAGATCTCCGGCGAGGGCTATGCCTCGCTCCAGTATAATGCGCTGGTGCGGCATGAGGCGGCGCGCAGCAAGAAGGTGGTGCATCTGCCCGTGGGCGGCTTCTACCGGCATCGCGCGGGCGGCGACACCCATGCCTATTCCGCCCAGCTCATGCACCTGCTGCAGACGGCGGTGGCGACGGACAGCTACTCGACCTACCTTCAGTTCGCGCGCGGGGCGGCGGAGCTGCCGCCGGTCTATCTGCGCGATCTGCTCGAGTTCAATTATCCCGACCGGGCCGTGCCGATCGACGAGGTGGAAGCGATCACCGAGATCCGCAAGCGCTTCGTGACGCCGGGCATGTCGCTCGGCGCGCTCTCGCCCGAGGCGCACGAGACGCTCGCCATCGCCATGAACCGGATCGGCGCCAAGGCCGTCTCCGGCGAGGGCGGCGAGGACAAGAAGCGCTTCACGCCGTACGAGAATGGCGACAATGCCAACAGCTCGATCAAGCAGATCGCGAGCGGACGGTTCGGTGTCACGGCCGAATATCTCGGCGCCTGCGAGGAAGTGGAGATCAAGGTCGCGCAGGGCGCCAAGCCCGGCGAGGGTGGCCAGCTGCCCGGCTTCAAGGTGACCGAGTTCATTGCCCGGCTGCGCCATTCGACGCCCGGCGTGACGCTCATCTCACCCCCGCCGCATCATGACATCTACTCGATCGAGGATCTCGCGCAGCTCATCTATGACCTGAAGCAGATCAATCCGCGCGCGCGGGTCTGCGTCAAGCTCGTCAGCCAGGCCGGCATCGGCACGGTGGCGGCGGGCGTGGCCAAGGCGCATGCGGACGTGATCCTCATTTCCGGCAATGTCGGCGGCACCGGCGCCTCGCCCTTCACCAGCATCAAGTTCGCGGGCCTGCCCTGGGAAATGGGCCTGTCCGAGGCCAATCAGGTGCTCACCCTCAATGGCCTGCGCCACCGGGTGAAGCTGCGCACGGACGGCGGCCTCAAGACCGGGCGGGACATCGTCGTCGCCGCGATCCTGGGCGCCGAGGAATTCGGCATCGGCACGCTGAGCCTGGTCGCCATGGGCTGCATCATGGTGCGCCAGTGCCACAGCAACACCTGCCCCGTGGGCGTGTGCGTGCAGGACGAGCGGCTGCGCGCCAAGTTCACCGGCACGCCCGAGAAGGTCATCAATCTCATGACCTTCATTGCCGAGGAAGTACGCGAGATCCTGGCTCGTCTGGGGTGCCGCAGCCTCAATGAGGTGATCGGCCGCACCGAGTTCCTCCGGCAGGTAAGCCGCGGCGCCGAGCATCTCGACGATCTCGATCTCAACCCGATCCTCGCCAAGGTGGATGCGGATGACGACAAGCGCCGCTTCAACATCCCGACCTTCCGCAACGAGGTGCCGGACAGCCTCGATGCGCAGATGATCGCGGACGCGAAGGCCGTGTTCGAGCGGGGCGAGAAGATGCAGCTCACCTACACGGTGCGCAACACGCATCGCGCCGTGGGCACGCGCTTCTCGGCGATGGTCACGCAGAAGTTCGGCATGTCCACGCTGGCGGACGGCCACGTCCATGTCCGCCTGCGCGGCACGGCGGGCCAGTCGCTCGGCGCGTTCCTGTGCAAGGGCCTCACCCTCGAAGTGTTCGGCGATGCCAATGACTATGTGGGCAAGGGGCTTTCCGGCGGCATCATCGCGGTGCGGCCCATGGTCTCCAGCCCGCTCGCCAGCCAGGACAACACCATCATCGGCAACACCGTGCTCTATGGCGCGACCTCCGGCAAGCTGTTCGCCGCCGGTCAGGCCGGCGAGCGCTTCGCCGTGCGCAACAGCGGCGCGCAAGTGGTGGTCGAGGGCTGCGGCGCCAATGGCCTTGAATATATGACCGGCGGCATCGCCGTCATCCTCGGCCGCGTCGGCGCCAATTTCGGCGCGGGCATGACCGGCGGCATGGCCTTCGTCTATGACGAGGCGCGCACCTTCCCGCAGCGCGCGAACCCGGAAAGCATCGTCTGGCAGCGCCTCGCCAGCGCCCATTGGGAAGCCGCGCTGCGCACTCTCATCGAGGAGCATGTCGCCCGCACCGACAGCAGCTGGGCCCAGGCCATCCTCCACGACTGGGACCGCGCCCGCGAGCATTTCTGGCAGATCTGCCCCAAGGAAATGATCACCCGGCTCGACCACCCCCTCTCCGACGAGGAAACCGAAATGGCCGCCGAATGA